One Mesorhizobium sp. J428 DNA segment encodes these proteins:
- a CDS encoding DUF3309 family protein, whose translation MTLSTILLIILILILLGAIPAWPYSRGWGYGPSGIVGVILVILIILVLMGRI comes from the coding sequence ATGACTCTCAGCACAATCCTTCTCATCATCCTGATCCTGATCCTGCTCGGCGCGATTCCCGCCTGGCCCTATTCCCGGGGCTGGGGCTACGGACCCTCCGGCATCGTCGGCGTGATCCTCGTGATCCTGATCATACTGGTCCTGATGGGGCGGATCTGA
- a CDS encoding serine hydrolase produces the protein MKPTALLIVQDGKVVASWGDVSRRVNVASVRKSLLSALYGIAISEGRIDLGSTLAQLDIDDTPPRLTAIEKQATVRDLLMSRSGVYHPAAYETADIKRKRPPRGSHEPGSFWFYNNWDFNALGTIYRKQTGEDIFESFEKRIALPLQMEDFSARDGEYVKEKASEHPAYPFRLSARDAARFGQLFLDGGRWDGSQVVPAAWVRDATTAYSFTKRGRQGYGYMWWSLPSDVWGENAAYAAGYGGQVIALLPSKRLVVVQTVDLRQNPKGIRTSSFLDLLKKIVAAAP, from the coding sequence TTGAAGCCCACCGCACTCCTGATCGTCCAGGATGGCAAGGTGGTCGCGAGTTGGGGTGACGTCTCCAGGCGCGTCAATGTCGCGTCCGTTCGCAAGAGCCTGCTGAGCGCGCTCTATGGAATCGCCATCTCCGAAGGGCGCATCGATCTCGGCAGCACGCTTGCCCAACTGGACATCGACGACACACCGCCGCGCCTCACCGCGATCGAGAAGCAGGCCACCGTGCGCGATCTGCTGATGTCCCGCTCCGGCGTCTACCATCCGGCAGCCTATGAGACCGCCGACATCAAGCGCAAACGGCCTCCGCGGGGCAGCCATGAGCCCGGATCGTTCTGGTTCTACAACAACTGGGATTTCAACGCCCTTGGGACGATCTACCGGAAGCAAACCGGCGAAGACATCTTTGAAAGCTTCGAGAAGCGGATCGCCCTGCCGCTCCAGATGGAGGATTTCTCCGCGCGCGACGGCGAATATGTCAAGGAGAAGGCGTCTGAGCACCCAGCCTACCCCTTCCGCCTGAGCGCGCGCGATGCGGCTCGCTTCGGCCAGCTTTTCCTTGACGGCGGGCGGTGGGACGGTAGCCAGGTCGTGCCGGCAGCCTGGGTCAGGGACGCGACAACCGCATATTCCTTCACCAAGCGCGGTCGGCAGGGATACGGCTATATGTGGTGGTCGCTTCCGTCCGATGTCTGGGGCGAGAATGCCGCCTATGCCGCCGGCTATGGCGGCCAGGTCATTGCATTGCTGCCGTCGAAGCGACTGGTCGTGGTCCAGACCGTGGATCTGCGGCAGAACCCGAAGGGCATCCGAACCAGCAGCTTCCTCGATCTCCTGAAGAAGATCGTCGCCGCGGCCCCATAG